A region of the Salvia splendens isolate huo1 chromosome 11, SspV2, whole genome shotgun sequence genome:
GCTACTCTTTTATCTTGTCTCTGCCAAGCAACATGTGCAGGATTTAGCATCATTGTGCCATCCACTGGATCTGGAATCATTTGAGGTGGTAGATTTGCATCTCCCATGAGAAAGGCTTCAAGCCCATATCCACAGACAGCAACATCTACTTGTTGTTGCCACATCAGAAAATTTCCATCAGTTAATTTGACTGAAATAGGTGGTAATTGTGAAAAAATAGGGAGTGCAGAAAGTGGAATGGAAGTGAAGTTTGAATCTCCCATTTCtgccattttttaaaaaaaaaaactttaaaacaAGAGGTTAGGAGAGACAGGATCACAAGGATCCtactctgataccatgaaaacAAACAAGTAAAGTCACGAAGAAGAAAACCAAAAGGTAAATAGCCTGAAATAGTAAGAGCATTGATTGTAGTTGTAATCTGAATTACATTACAACTTGTATAGCATGGATAAGAAGCATCTAGAACAACTCCTTAATCTATGTACCAACTTTTAATCTCTTGCCTTAACAAAACTTAATCACAACTGAATCAAGAACGACTCTTCTTCATTGCTCCTTGCACTGCCACGTCCCTCCATGATCTCTTGTGGTCTAGGTGGACAGTTGGTATCTTGGCAATATCCTTTGTACTATGTTTGGATTGCACACAATTAGCTAcaagtaagagcatccacaaccgtgctcttgccagcagcacggttgtgggcccgggcggtactattcatgcctgctctttggcaagagcacaacacctacaactgtgctcttccgcaaggacgagcacaattaatttaaaattcaattaaacaataacatttccataatattaaaattcatttaaaaaccacaataaatattacaaatgacaaataaaattaaacattacataattaaaatcctaaaaatgaaaaattacataattaaaatcctaaaaattaaaaattacataattacaatcctaaaaattaaaaaaaccactactcgttgccgaatttcgcccacatgtggttgattaggtcttcttgtagttgattgtggattcgagtatcgcgcattgtgtgtcttgtctcgatactctggccaaccgtcgtatgctcgcctcggcgtgggggagacctcgctgttgagcttccggcttcgtcctcgtcgtagaagctagccgccctcggcccttcgtcggctataatcatgttgtgtaatataatacacgtgaacatgatgtcgacgatattattcacgtaccacagccgagccggggccttcacaatgttgaatcgagcttgaaggaccccgaaggctctttcgacgtccttccgcgctgactcttgacgctgcgcaaaaagaacccgtctcgggtcgtgcgggttgtggagcgtcttcacgaacgtcgaccaccttgggtagataccatcggcgagatagtaacccatgcggtatgtatttccgttgatggtgaagtcgatcgccggtgctacaccattcatcacatcattgaagagtggtgaagaatagagcacgttcaagtcgttgttggatccggcaacgccgaaatatgcatgcaaaatccataggcgatagtcggcgactgcctcaaggataagtgttgggccgccgcctttgtgaccgcttaagtgttgccccctccaagcagtcgggcaattcttccacctccaatgcatgcagtcaatgctgccaagcattccgggaaagccatggactgattcgtgaagacgaagcaaccgttggtaatcatcggtggtgggtgcccgaagaaATTCATCcgcaaaagcagaacgaacgccctcgcaaaaattctttaaacaaaggattccagtggactcaccgatatgcaaatactcgtcgaagatgtcggccgtttgcccagtagcgagttgtcggatggcacacgtacacttctgcaacgccgtgatactttgccggccggctgcatctacacctgtttgaaagtattcaacacgtgcggacaatgtgttgacaattcgcatgaacaagcgctttgacatgcgaaaacggcgcctgaagtaatctaccggaaaccgcggatggtcggcaaagtagtcggcaacgagcctttcgtgggctccctcccggtcacgatggatgtagcggcgatttgatctagtgcgttgaggaggatgagcgggggtattcgccgcgacatatgcttcgtaaacggcacgatgttgttcgtagtattcttgttcttcgcgctccgcttccgccatgagatgggtgaaatccatttgatgttttgagtgaaggttgaatgtgttgatagtttgtataagaattacgaatgagagatgaattgatgtgataaatgagtgatgaatgtgtgtatttatagatgattttgggaaaaaaataaaaaaaatcaaaaaaattcagaaaaaacgggaaaaacggccatatttttgggatttggaaattttttttttttattttttagcattatttataattaaataccgattttttttaaaaaaaagtttgaatgcaacggctacgccgttgcccaatcccgtgccgccacgtgtgcgtccgctggcacggacgtgctcgatacatcgagcagcgccgtgccagcggcgcgagcgcagcggcggcggatggcgtccgtgccagcggcgcggacggcggtggcgacggacgccaccgctgcgcatgctctaagtCTCGTGCTCCAttctcgctggcacggacggcggtggcgacggacgccaccgctgcgcatgctctaagtCTCGTGCTCCATTCTCTTTCACGTGACAAATATCCTTGTTATCTTTATGCAACTTTGAATTGAATGCAGCTTCACTTTGAGTTTTGGTTTCACCTTCACCTTCAAGGCTTCAACACTTTTGTATCAGGAATTGACAAACCCACACacataaaagaagaaaattaaatagaaatacAAAAATTCTAAATGTGAATTTCGAGTAATTCTTTGATCgtaaaaaaagattaaaaataatGAGACAGACTCGTTGATAATTAATTCACCATTTAtttcatataataaaatattactctaaaatcaaataaaaaatgtacaGAAAATTCACTGAGAGGATGGAAATGGGTGGCGGGAAAGCCACGGCCAAGTTTGAAATCCCTCTATAGTGTACACCCAATCCCCAACTTGCCGCATTCTTATCCTCATCAATCACAAAGCACTTTTCCTCTCTACCATTTTGGTCTGGACTTTCCGGATCTGACAACTGATGGAAGCTCACCCGCTCACATCtgacgccgccgccgccgcctggCAGTTGCTCGGCCTTTTGCTCGCCCAGGGCCGCCCCGCCCATCCATCCGACCTAGCTTTCCGTTGTACTCCAGATTTCATACGCTTCCTCTGTTCAATCCCTAATTCTCCTATCAGTCTCGATGATGAAGATCTCGTCACCTTCTCGCAAATCGGACTTGCTGCTCTCGCCCAATTCTTATCTAATTCGGGTTTGATTTCAACATACTTGGATTTGCCACACTTTGTGCCGCGTTTGTTGGCAAATGTTAGGTCAAATGCCTCAGTGAGGATGCATTGTAGAAAAAGAAAGTTTGAGGCACTGGAGCTTGAGGATTTTCTgattatgaagaagaagaagtttcACCTGGATTTAGATGGCataaattctctctctctctctctctctgtctcgcTATCTCTTAATAGTTGAAATGAACTGCATTGTTTTCGGTTTTGTGTTTCACTTTGTTTTTATCTGGTGAAATGACAGATGAAAAGAGCTCAAGCCAGATGGCGATTAAAATTCCCAATAAATTTCAGAATGTCGACACTCAAGTAAGTTTGAGGCGTTAATTTGAGTATTTGGTCTGACACTTGTGATAATGCTTAAGTTGTGTAAAGGTTACATTTTCAACTGCTGATGCTTTACTGATATGCAATATGTGATTTGCTGTTACTCTTAGTTAAAACATATTCTGTGACTATCAGGATAATAGGTCATAGATAGCAATATCATGGATGAAATGAATCATAATTTCAGTAGTCAAATATATTGAGGATAGTACGAAAGTATCCATATTCTGCATAAAGTATTAGATTTTGGGGGAGCCTTGGTGTTGCTTACAATTAATTCAGTGCTCAGGATGTGCTCTCTTGCACTCGAGCATGTTTAAGGCTGTGTGTCTTTGTGCTGGCCTACCATACAAAAGTAATGTGTGTCTGCTTTAATTCTTGGTTTTCCCATTGCTTAAAAGATCCATTTGAAGCTAATTGTTCATTGTCATCTCACATTTTCCGTGCTTCACTTGAATTAATTTAAAGCATGCATCTCATAATTGATTTGATCTCTGATTGTCATTGGCTTACTGGAACACTGCACTGCACTGTTTTTCAGGGAATTGAGACATTATCAAACCTGCCCTCACTCTCATCTTCTGACAGCTTGAAACTTAAAAGCGACATGTTTATACCTATAGTGCATAGAAAGTTAGAATGTAACTTTGAAGTTGATGATGCTTCTGAACATATTGCAGCCAAAATTCCGAATAACTGTTTACATAGAATGAATTTTCAGTCATACTTTCTTGATCTTGGTAGTAGTCCATATAAACACCAAATACAGACAGAAGAATTATTAAATTCTGTCCCTTCTCCAAAGAAGCTGCCACATTCACTGAGTATTAATTTTGAAGAAGGGAGTGGAATTGGTGTAACTGGTTCAGTACACCCTGTAAACTCCGTAACTATTTCTGCATCATCTAAGGCAGAAATAGATGAGCAGATGACAGCAACACACAAAAGAACTGATGCTGTTATTCAAGGGTGTGATTCATTGACTGAAGCCATTGATGGAAAAATAAAGGAAGTTTTTCTACATGGTTCGGGTAGTAGCAAAGGCCATAAGCAGCATCAGCAATTAGATAGAATCCGTAAAACTAAGTATGACAAAGATAACTCTGAACAGGCTCTGCCTAAATCCAATAACAAGGGTCTCGTTTCCAGCAGACAAAGAACAAAAGGCCATCTACAAAGCGAGGGAGACATGGTGAATCATTCCATCAAGCATTCCTCTGCCCTCAATCCTGATAGGAAAAAACCTATCTCCCCCAATACAGAGAATTGCAAGCGTCTTACTGGTAAAAGTCAAGAGCAATGTAAAAGAGATAAAAACCCAGTTTCTGTACAACAAGCGAAAAAGGTCGATTGTGACCAGATTGTAAATGCTAAAGAAAAGTGGGATGCATCATTTGAGAATAGGGATAAGCCTTCATCCACATCCAACGTAAGCTCTCACCTAAGATTTATGGGCTGACCAGTGTGAATGTATATTTGCTTCCATAAATCTATAATACAGAAGAATTGAGATGTATATATGCTTTGCAGAATGGCCACCAAGTACCTTTTCCAGAATTTGAGTCATTTATTGTGGAACAAGAAGAGGGTTCAGGTATACTTTGACTGTTAGAGACTCATTTTTCATGTATTATAGATCTAagtttttctcttattttatgcAGGAGGTTATGGCACAGTTTACCGGGCAAGAAGGAAAGCTGATGGAGCAATATTTGCCATCAAATGTAGGAGCTTACCATCTCGTTTAGCCTTCTCTATTATTTTCTATGTTTAGCCATTTACTTTTTCTGTTAAATCATGCATCCTGCGTCTTATTGTGTGTAGTTTCTAATGTTTCTGAGCCTACTTACTTCTCTTATTCATTTTGGCCATTATGGCTACTTTAACTTTTGTTTTTATGGTTTTCCAGGTCCTCATGTCAACGCCAATAAAAATTCTGTGAACAATGAGATAAAAATGTTAGAGAGATTGGGGTAAACTATATTTgcaatatattttattcttaacACATCCCAGTTCttctgtaattttattttgcagTGCTTACGCTTTGTTTATTATGCTTAATGGCAGGGGAAAAAACTTTGTGATAAAGTATGAAGGTTCATTTAAGAGTAGGATTGCTGATTGTCTTGTTCTCCAACATGTTCAGCATGATAGACCTGAGGTATTCATCACCACTTTAATCCTTCGTCTGTAATAGACCTTGTTCTCTTCTGACAGTATTTCAACTTGCAGATCTTAAAAAAAGACATGACTGTTTCCGACCTACAGTGGTATGCATATTGTCTGTTCAAAGCCCTTGCTGGTCTACATAGGCAGGTCAGAAAATAAGTAAAGATACATGCAGTTGAATTCTTTCCgaaggaaaaaatgaaaatacattTTGACCACTGTTGTGCTTACAGGGAATTGTTCACAGAGATGTTAAACCTGGAAACTTTCTTTACTCTTGCAAGGTCAGCAAGGGTTACCTGATTGATTTCAATCTTGCATTAGTGAGTCATTGCTCCTGAAGATTTTCTGTTTCTCCCCTCTATCTCCAACTTCTGTGTCATGTGTTCATCTTCCCTCACAATTTGAAGAACCGAACCTGATTTATCATGTTttagtaaatttttttattatatgatCAACAGGATATGCGCAAAAAGTATGGAACAGTCAGTAAGTTAATGGATGCGACATACGTAAACACAGTAAACAAAAATGCTGGAAAAGCCTGTAAATCCCTTCTACCTCCTGGGAACTTGAAAAGAAAGGTTGATGAAGCAAAGGTTATTGCTGAAGCTAGCAGCAGGAATATCATGAAAAGTCAGGGTGCTGATGTTTCTGGGATAACTTCTGCAAAAGATGCAACAAGCACTATAACAGCGTCGGCAGAAAGGTTTAGAGAACCATTGCCATGCTATGGTAGAAAGGAGCTGTTAAGCCTGGCGCAGGAAGCCATGCAGGTGCAGGGTGGAAATCATGGAACTGTCGATGCTCCCAAATCAAAGAGAAAAAGAGTTGCTGCACCTAGTGGGGATGCATGTAACAAACTTTTGCATGTCACTCCAATGCCACTGTATGCCAATGGAAATACCGTTCGTGGGGCTGGATTACTTAAAACCAAAGGTTCTCTGCTCCTTTTGTTAATCATGTGTGATTTGTTGgctgatttcattaattgaaaTATCTGAGCTGAGATTTACTAATCATTTGTGGGGCTGCTGGGCTGGGATTCAGTAACCCTTAATTGTTAGCTGAATTCATTAATTGAAATATCAGAGCTTTTAAGTACACGGGTTTCAAATGATAATTGTTTAATAAGTACTTTGTTTATAGGAGATGGGAAGCCTGCCAGAGAGGGTCCTTGTGCAGGAACCAAAGGCTTTAAGGCTCCAGAAGTAAGTTGTTTGAacgtttttctttattttatttaactccTTTCTTCCCAATATGTGGTAATATGGAGCCTACTTTTGTTACTTCAAATACTTAGCTCAAAAAAAAGCAAGTGCATTCAGTAATGATATATCAGAGAAATTTGTCTCAGAGCAAGATAACATCACTAAAATTTCAAGGAATGAAACTTTGATCTCCAGAGAAAGCTAATTGGCCATCATGCTTTCCAGGTATTATTCAGATCTCTACATCAAGGTCCTAAGTCTGATATTTGGTCAGCTGGAGTGACCTTACTGTACCTGATGATTGGCAGAACACCTTTCACTGGCGATGCCGAGCAGTAAGAATTACAGACACTAGCAACTTAAAACTTAATTCATTTGGAGGTATCATTCTAACAGTTGCATGAACAGGAACATAAAAGAGATAGCAAAGTTAAGGGGCAGTGAAGCCCTCTGGGAAGTCGCAAAGCTGCACAACCACG
Encoded here:
- the LOC121754096 gene encoding probable serine/threonine-protein kinase cdc7 isoform X1; the protein is MEAHPLTSDAAAAAWQLLGLLLAQGRPAHPSDLAFRCTPDFIRFLCSIPNSPISLDDEDLVTFSQIGLAALAQFLSNSGLISTYLDLPHFVPRLLANVRSNASVRMHCRKRKFEALELEDFLIMKKKKFHLDLDDEKSSSQMAIKIPNKFQNVDTQGIETLSNLPSLSSSDSLKLKSDMFIPIVHRKLECNFEVDDASEHIAAKIPNNCLHRMNFQSYFLDLGSSPYKHQIQTEELLNSVPSPKKLPHSLSINFEEGSGIGVTGSVHPVNSVTISASSKAEIDEQMTATHKRTDAVIQGCDSLTEAIDGKIKEVFLHGSGSSKGHKQHQQLDRIRKTKYDKDNSEQALPKSNNKGLVSSRQRTKGHLQSEGDMVNHSIKHSSALNPDRKKPISPNTENCKRLTGKSQEQCKRDKNPVSVQQAKKVDCDQIVNAKEKWDASFENRDKPSSTSNNGHQVPFPEFESFIVEQEEGSGGYGTVYRARRKADGAIFAIKCPHVNANKNSVNNEIKMLERLGGKNFVIKYEGSFKSRIADCLVLQHVQHDRPEILKKDMTVSDLQWYAYCLFKALAGLHRQGIVHRDVKPGNFLYSCKVSKGYLIDFNLALDMRKKYGTVSKLMDATYVNTVNKNAGKACKSLLPPGNLKRKVDEAKVIAEASSRNIMKSQGADVSGITSAKDATSTITASAERFREPLPCYGRKELLSLAQEAMQVQGGNHGTVDAPKSKRKRVAAPSGDACNKLLHVTPMPLYANGNTVRGAGLLKTKGDGKPAREGPCAGTKGFKAPEVLFRSLHQGPKSDIWSAGVTLLYLMIGRTPFTGDAEQNIKEIAKLRGSEALWEVAKLHNHESLFPMDLLDVRYMAPITLQDWCEQNARRQDFFDAMPSSLFDLVDKCLMVNPRQRITADEVLAHDFFAPCRKALRNHRLQRQAQVEAVVDQ
- the LOC121754096 gene encoding uncharacterized protein LOC121754096 isoform X2; amino-acid sequence: MEAHPLTSDAAAAAWQLLGLLLAQGRPAHPSDLAFRCTPDFIRFLCSIPNSPISLDDEDLVTFSQIGLAALAQFLSNSGLISTYLDLPHFVPRLLANVRSNASVRMHCRKRKFEALELEDFLIMKKKKFHLDLDDEKSSSQMAIKIPNKFQNVDTQGIETLSNLPSLSSSDSLKLKSDMFIPIVHRKLECNFEVDDASEHIAAKIPNNCLHRMNFQSYFLDLGSSPYKHQIQTEELLNSVPSPKKLPHSLSINFEEGSGIGVTGSVHPVNSVTISASSKAEIDEQMTATHKRTDAVIQGCDSLTEAIDGKIKEVFLHGSGSSKGHKQHQQLDRIRKTKYDKDNSEQALPKSNNKGLVSSRQRTKGHLQSEGDMVNHSIKHSSALNPDRKKPISPNTENCKRLTGKSQEQCKRDKNPVSVQQAKKVDCDQIVNAKEKWDASFENRDKPSSTSNNGHQVPFPEFESFIVEQEEGSGGYGTVYRARRKADGAIFAIKCPHVNANKNSVNNEIKMLERLGGKNFVIKYEGSFKSRIADCLVLQHVQHDRPEILKKDMTVSDLQWYAYCLFKALAGLHRQGIVHRDVKPGNFLYSCKDMRKKYGTVSKLMDATYVNTVNKNAGKACKSLLPPGNLKRKVDEAKVIAEASSRNIMKSQGADVSGITSAKDATSTITASAERFREPLPCYGRKELLSLAQEAMQVQGGNHGTVDAPKSKRKRVAAPSGDACNKLLHVTPMPLYANGNTVRGAGLLKTKGDGKPAREGPCAGTKGFKAPEVLFRSLHQGPKSDIWSAGVTLLYLMIGRTPFTGDAEQNIKEIAKLRGSEALWEVAKLHNHESLFPMDLLDVRYMAPITLQDWCEQNARRQDFFDAMPSSLFDLVDKCLMVNPRQRITADEVLAHDFFAPCRKALRNHRLQRQAQVEAVVDQ
- the LOC121754096 gene encoding probable serine/threonine-protein kinase cdc7 isoform X3 produces the protein MTDEKSSSQMAIKIPNKFQNVDTQGIETLSNLPSLSSSDSLKLKSDMFIPIVHRKLECNFEVDDASEHIAAKIPNNCLHRMNFQSYFLDLGSSPYKHQIQTEELLNSVPSPKKLPHSLSINFEEGSGIGVTGSVHPVNSVTISASSKAEIDEQMTATHKRTDAVIQGCDSLTEAIDGKIKEVFLHGSGSSKGHKQHQQLDRIRKTKYDKDNSEQALPKSNNKGLVSSRQRTKGHLQSEGDMVNHSIKHSSALNPDRKKPISPNTENCKRLTGKSQEQCKRDKNPVSVQQAKKVDCDQIVNAKEKWDASFENRDKPSSTSNNGHQVPFPEFESFIVEQEEGSGGYGTVYRARRKADGAIFAIKCPHVNANKNSVNNEIKMLERLGGKNFVIKYEGSFKSRIADCLVLQHVQHDRPEILKKDMTVSDLQWYAYCLFKALAGLHRQGIVHRDVKPGNFLYSCKVSKGYLIDFNLALDMRKKYGTVSKLMDATYVNTVNKNAGKACKSLLPPGNLKRKVDEAKVIAEASSRNIMKSQGADVSGITSAKDATSTITASAERFREPLPCYGRKELLSLAQEAMQVQGGNHGTVDAPKSKRKRVAAPSGDACNKLLHVTPMPLYANGNTVRGAGLLKTKGDGKPAREGPCAGTKGFKAPEVLFRSLHQGPKSDIWSAGVTLLYLMIGRTPFTGDAEQNIKEIAKLRGSEALWEVAKLHNHESLFPMDLLDVRYMAPITLQDWCEQNARRQDFFDAMPSSLFDLVDKCLMVNPRQRITADEVLAHDFFAPCRKALRNHRLQRQAQVEAVVDQ